The Agromyces hippuratus genome has a window encoding:
- a CDS encoding proteasome assembly chaperone family protein, with the protein MRDPRSLYELNPDVIVPAGLPLVAGLTGYADAGGAVAQTTEYLLSTLDSTVVASFEADELLDYRARRPIILFEGDHLTDYTPPRLSLDLAVDELGQQFLLLTGFEPDYQWQRFSSAVLDLIERLEVSSTTWINSIPMPVPHTRPVGVTVSGNRSELIEAMSIWRPTTQVPANVLHLVEFRLQGLDHPTTGFVLLIPHYLSDAEYPSAAITALEAISAATGRIFPTDALREQGRDFIARIDEQVSENAELAKLVGTLEQRHDSYMEGTTLRSPLTDEDGELPSADEIAAELEKFLAFRRANDDDTPRGR; encoded by the coding sequence ATGCGAGACCCCCGCTCCCTGTACGAGTTGAACCCCGACGTGATCGTTCCCGCCGGGCTTCCGCTGGTCGCGGGACTCACCGGCTACGCCGATGCGGGCGGAGCCGTCGCGCAGACCACCGAATACCTGCTCTCGACCCTCGACAGCACGGTCGTGGCATCCTTCGAGGCCGACGAACTGCTCGACTATCGAGCTCGCCGGCCGATCATCCTCTTCGAGGGCGACCACCTCACCGACTACACGCCGCCGCGGCTGAGCCTCGACCTCGCGGTCGACGAGCTGGGCCAGCAGTTCCTGCTGCTCACCGGATTCGAGCCCGACTACCAGTGGCAGCGGTTCAGCTCGGCCGTGCTCGACCTGATCGAGCGACTCGAGGTGTCGTCGACCACGTGGATCAACTCGATCCCCATGCCCGTGCCGCACACGCGGCCCGTGGGCGTGACCGTGAGCGGCAACCGCTCCGAACTCATCGAGGCGATGTCGATCTGGCGTCCGACGACGCAGGTGCCCGCCAACGTGCTGCACCTCGTCGAGTTCCGGCTCCAGGGGCTCGACCACCCGACGACGGGGTTCGTGCTCCTGATTCCGCACTATCTCTCCGACGCCGAGTACCCCTCGGCCGCGATCACCGCGCTCGAGGCGATCAGCGCCGCGACCGGTCGCATCTTCCCCACCGACGCGCTGCGCGAGCAGGGGCGGGACTTCATCGCACGCATCGACGAGCAGGTGTCCGAGAACGCCGAGCTCGCGAAGCTCGTGGGCACGCTCGAGCAGCGGCACGATTCCTACATGGAGGGCACCACGCTCCGCTCGCCGCTGACCGACGAAGACGGCGAGCTGCCGTCGGCCGACGAGATCGCCGCGGAGCTCGAGAAGTTCCTCGCGTTCCGCCGCGCGAACGACGACGACACGCCGCGCGGACGCTGA
- a CDS encoding RNA polymerase sigma factor: MATTKAATTAASEAEKPAAKRATAAKSTAAKTPAKAAATPATKTPRATTAKTATKPRAKAKAKSDDDEGEEVVDLEVVDGADDSATDGDDDDTKAVAVEPHPTGALVLRAVDDEDEVPVYSSAITGATADPVKDYLKQIGKVALLNAAEEVELAMRIEAGLFAEEKLSHMTDAEKRSQLGRELQWVAKDGQRAKSHLLGANLRLVVSLAKRYTGRGMQFLDLIQEGNLGLIRAVEKFDYTKGFKFSTYATWWIRQAITRAMADQARTIRIPVHMVEVINKLARVQRQMLQDLGREPTPEELSRELDMTPEKVIEVQKYGREPISLHTPLGEDGDSEFGDLIEDTEAVVPADAVGFTMLQKQLESLLDSLSEREAGVIRMRFGLGDGMPKTLDQIGDTFGVTRERIRQIESKTMAKLRHPSRSQSLRDYLE; the protein is encoded by the coding sequence ATGGCAACGACGAAAGCCGCGACGACGGCTGCGAGCGAGGCGGAGAAGCCCGCTGCGAAGCGCGCGACCGCCGCGAAGTCGACCGCCGCGAAGACGCCGGCGAAGGCCGCGGCCACCCCCGCGACCAAGACGCCTCGCGCTACCACCGCGAAGACCGCGACCAAGCCCCGCGCCAAGGCGAAGGCCAAGAGCGATGACGATGAAGGCGAAGAGGTCGTCGACCTCGAGGTCGTCGACGGCGCCGACGACTCGGCGACCGACGGCGACGACGACGACACGAAGGCCGTCGCGGTCGAGCCGCACCCCACCGGTGCCCTCGTGCTGCGCGCGGTCGACGACGAAGACGAGGTTCCGGTCTACTCGAGCGCCATCACCGGCGCGACGGCCGACCCCGTCAAGGACTACCTGAAGCAGATCGGAAAGGTCGCGCTCCTGAACGCGGCCGAAGAGGTCGAGCTCGCGATGCGCATCGAGGCGGGCCTGTTCGCCGAAGAGAAGCTCTCGCACATGACCGACGCCGAGAAGCGGTCGCAGCTCGGTCGCGAACTGCAGTGGGTTGCGAAGGACGGTCAGCGCGCCAAGAGCCACCTGCTCGGCGCGAACCTCCGCCTCGTGGTCTCGCTCGCCAAGCGCTACACGGGTCGCGGCATGCAGTTCCTCGACCTCATCCAGGAGGGCAACCTCGGTCTGATCCGTGCGGTCGAAAAATTCGACTACACCAAGGGCTTCAAGTTCTCGACCTACGCGACGTGGTGGATCCGCCAGGCGATCACCCGCGCCATGGCCGACCAGGCCCGCACCATCCGCATCCCGGTGCACATGGTCGAGGTCATCAACAAGCTCGCCCGAGTGCAGCGCCAGATGCTGCAGGATCTCGGTCGCGAGCCCACGCCCGAAGAGCTCAGCCGCGAACTCGACATGACCCCCGAGAAGGTCATCGAGGTGCAGAAGTACGGCCGCGAACCCATCTCGCTGCACACGCCCCTCGGTGAAGACGGCGACAGCGAGTTCGGCGACCTCATCGAGGACACCGAGGCCGTCGTCCCGGCCGACGCGGTCGGCTTCACGATGCTGCAGAAGCAGCTCGAGTCGCTCCTCGACTCGCTGAGCGAGCGCGAGGCGGGCGTCATCCGCATGCGCTTCGGCCTCGGCGACGGCATGCCGAAGACCCTCGACCAGATCGGCGACACCTTCGGGGTCACGCGTGAGCGCATCCGTCAGATCGAGTCGAAGACGATGGCGAAGCTGCGTCACCCCTCGCGTTCGCAGTCGCTCCGCGACTACCTCGAGTAG
- a CDS encoding Mur ligase family protein, with protein MRYAPAILVGRLTRFAARLRKPGGGSAVPGLVVNRIAPKYLKRTLSGFPQGLVVVSGSSGKSTTTKMLVAILRAHGIDVFTNPSTANISQGLTSALLEQADWQGRVPGEVAVLEMDEGHGALVMQGVDARVVCLTNVMVDQIDRFHDSEMVASMLARIAARAGESIVVNADDAYLERLAERVRPEVAVHRFGVTDAVLAASPRGLGYTETSDIRLSSGTDVLVETVDGASAVLDDAGASLSIGLPARGVHYAVDAAAAYATAKAVLGERFSSSTAADALSAIPAVFGRGERTTVRGQDVEFVLVQNPASYQLNVDSIAPGTEQILFAIGSDVRDPSYFWPTDAGSLGRVSIVTGSKSAEAALMLAYDGVEIDRVEPDLGTAVDDFLAMPAPASGVKTIVFTADAMRRTRAHLGLAGAE; from the coding sequence GTGCGTTACGCCCCGGCGATCCTCGTCGGCAGGCTCACCCGATTCGCCGCCCGGCTGCGCAAGCCCGGCGGCGGATCGGCTGTTCCCGGCCTGGTCGTCAACCGCATCGCCCCGAAGTACCTGAAGCGTACGCTCTCGGGCTTCCCGCAGGGGCTCGTCGTCGTCTCGGGTTCGAGCGGCAAGTCGACGACCACGAAGATGCTCGTCGCGATCCTCCGCGCCCACGGCATCGACGTCTTCACCAATCCGTCGACCGCGAACATCAGCCAGGGCCTCACCTCGGCGCTGCTCGAGCAGGCCGACTGGCAGGGTCGCGTGCCCGGAGAGGTCGCGGTGCTCGAGATGGACGAGGGCCACGGCGCCCTCGTCATGCAGGGCGTCGATGCGCGCGTCGTGTGCCTGACGAACGTCATGGTCGATCAGATCGACCGGTTCCACGACTCCGAGATGGTCGCCTCCATGCTCGCGCGCATCGCGGCACGCGCCGGTGAATCGATCGTCGTGAACGCCGACGATGCGTACCTCGAGCGCCTGGCCGAACGGGTTCGCCCCGAGGTCGCCGTGCACCGCTTCGGTGTGACCGACGCCGTGCTCGCAGCCTCGCCGCGCGGCCTCGGGTACACCGAGACGAGCGACATCCGCCTGTCGAGCGGCACCGACGTGCTCGTCGAGACGGTCGACGGCGCCTCCGCGGTGCTCGACGATGCCGGGGCATCCCTCTCGATCGGTCTGCCTGCACGCGGTGTGCACTACGCCGTCGATGCGGCGGCCGCGTACGCGACGGCGAAGGCCGTGCTGGGCGAGCGGTTCTCGAGCTCGACGGCTGCCGATGCCCTGAGCGCGATCCCCGCAGTGTTCGGCCGTGGCGAGCGCACCACCGTTCGCGGGCAGGATGTCGAGTTCGTGCTCGTGCAGAACCCCGCCAGCTATCAGCTCAACGTCGACAGCATCGCGCCGGGCACCGAGCAGATCCTGTTCGCCATCGGTTCCGACGTGCGCGACCCGTCCTATTTCTGGCCGACGGATGCCGGTTCGCTCGGCCGGGTCTCGATCGTGACTGGTTCGAAGTCGGCCGAGGCGGCGCTCATGCTGGCCTACGACGGCGTCGAGATCGACCGCGTCGAGCCCGACCTCGGCACGGCCGTCGACGACTTCCTGGCGATGCCGGCGCCCGCGTCGGGCGTCAAGACGATCGTCTTCACCGCCGACGCAATGCGGCGCACCCGCGCACACCTCGGACTCGCTGGAGCAGAATGA
- a CDS encoding type 1 glutamine amidotransferase, translating to MTLTIVSLLPRLQNTNGDAENARVLATRARWAGLDAEVVEAESAAQLPPRVDAIVLGSGSDSSLDESRGLLLTMHDEFRRWGTEGVPILSIGTGWELLSWGIELASGRSIEGLGILPGRSVPRANRVTGDVVVKSPRFGMLVGFENHARDYVGAEASPLGRLRAGHGNGRDSGQEGAVMGDVYGTHLHGPVLAKNPVFADRILETMASRAGLEYVSGERANAVDAYASAARAAQLSAAGVSLPES from the coding sequence ATGACCCTCACGATCGTCTCGTTGCTGCCCCGACTCCAGAATACGAACGGCGACGCCGAGAACGCCCGCGTGCTCGCGACGCGTGCGCGGTGGGCTGGCCTCGACGCCGAGGTCGTCGAGGCCGAGTCGGCCGCGCAGCTGCCGCCCCGCGTCGACGCGATCGTGCTCGGTTCGGGCAGCGACTCGTCACTCGACGAGAGCCGCGGACTGCTGCTGACGATGCACGACGAGTTCCGCCGCTGGGGCACCGAGGGCGTGCCGATCCTCTCCATCGGCACCGGCTGGGAACTGCTCAGCTGGGGCATCGAGCTCGCGAGCGGACGGAGCATCGAGGGCCTCGGCATCCTGCCGGGCCGCTCGGTGCCGCGTGCGAACCGGGTGACCGGCGACGTCGTGGTGAAGAGCCCGCGGTTCGGCATGCTCGTCGGCTTCGAGAACCACGCCCGCGACTACGTCGGCGCAGAGGCCTCACCGCTCGGCCGTCTTCGCGCCGGGCACGGCAACGGCCGCGACTCCGGTCAGGAGGGCGCGGTCATGGGCGATGTCTACGGCACCCACCTGCATGGCCCGGTGCTCGCCAAGAATCCCGTGTTCGCCGATCGGATCCTCGAGACCATGGCCTCGCGCGCCGGGCTCGAGTACGTCTCGGGCGAGCGGGCGAACGCCGTCGACGCCTACGCGTCGGCGGCGCGTGCCGCGCAGCTGTCCGCCGCCGGCGTCTCGCTTCCCGAGTCCTGA
- a CDS encoding DUF7455 domain-containing protein produces MTQYTETTGAVDELETPYELTALDRCDACGAQAYIRVVVASGELLFCAHHGRKHQEKLSQIAHSWHDESSKLLADRS; encoded by the coding sequence ATGACCCAGTACACCGAGACCACCGGTGCGGTCGATGAACTCGAGACCCCTTACGAGCTCACCGCGCTCGATCGATGCGATGCCTGCGGCGCGCAGGCGTACATCCGCGTCGTCGTCGCGAGCGGCGAACTGCTGTTCTGCGCCCACCACGGTCGCAAGCACCAGGAGAAGCTCTCGCAGATCGCGCACAGCTGGCACGACGAGTCGAGCAAGCTGCTCGCCGACCGCAGCTGA